A stretch of the Sulfurimonas sp. HSL-1656 genome encodes the following:
- the lepB gene encoding signal peptidase I has product MKTKVKHAAKAAYRFSNSWTGTVIIVLFVIFFVAQAFRIPSGSMKDSLLIGDHLFAKKFAYGISTPHVPFLEIPLVPGTDGHIIDGDTPQRGDIVIFRYPNNTSLHYVKRCVATPGDELFVYNKDLFLHPAEGDDYIRQHYTFTHEIEEFDGRLWIKNPYMKEHPGIHHDPHIIDDGQFPQPIFNFGPIQVPEGRYFMMGDNRDHSNDSRFWGAVPYGLVEGTPWFIYFSMDDNYEIRWDRMFKTPTDLEQSPYLDRAVAERQREEGTDRGLY; this is encoded by the coding sequence ATGAAGACGAAGGTCAAACACGCCGCCAAAGCGGCCTACCGTTTCTCCAACAGCTGGACGGGGACGGTCATCATCGTCCTCTTCGTCATCTTTTTCGTCGCGCAGGCCTTCCGCATCCCCAGCGGCTCCATGAAGGACTCTCTGCTCATCGGTGACCACCTCTTCGCCAAGAAGTTCGCCTACGGCATCTCGACCCCGCATGTCCCCTTCCTGGAGATCCCGCTTGTTCCCGGTACCGACGGGCATATCATCGACGGTGATACGCCGCAGCGCGGCGACATCGTCATCTTCCGCTACCCCAACAACACCTCGCTGCACTACGTCAAGCGCTGTGTCGCCACGCCGGGGGACGAACTTTTCGTCTACAACAAGGATCTCTTCCTTCACCCGGCAGAGGGGGACGACTATATCCGTCAGCACTACACCTTCACCCATGAGATCGAGGAGTTCGACGGGCGTCTGTGGATCAAGAACCCCTATATGAAAGAGCACCCGGGTATTCACCACGACCCGCATATCATCGATGACGGCCAGTTCCCGCAGCCCATCTTCAACTTCGGCCCTATCCAGGTGCCCGAAGGACGCTACTTCATGATGGGTGATAACCGCGACCACTCCAACGACAGCCGCTTCTGGGGTGCCGTCCCGTACGGCCTCGTCGAAGGGACGCCGTGGTTTATCTACTTCAGCATGGACGACAACTACGAGATCCGCTGGGACCGTATGTTCAAAACCCCTACCGATCTCGAGCAGTCCCCCTACCTGGACCGCGCGGTCGCCGAACGCCAGCGTGAAGAGGGCACGGACCGTGGACTCTATTGA
- a CDS encoding leucyl aminopeptidase encodes MLVKLETQTVESIDAALTVTLLTPETLASHPKKSVLEQAGFEAKEGQTCMLHEGAEYVAAVTAFEPDAIRDAMAAAAKSLSGFAYESAKIAQYGLENAAALVEGIVLGSYKYTRYKSDAKPSKLKTFYVAGANYDGSAVDADALKAAVDGAVILATATNFARDLVNTTPDDMTPGQLAVVSQTLADDNGLGCDIFDEHALEEEHMQAMLMVARASAHKPRMIHLSYMPENPVATVSLVGKGLTYDSGGLSLKPATSMVTMKMDKAGACAVLGIMKAVSELKLPVAVHGFVGAVENMIGGNAYKPDDVLFARNGKTIEVRNTDAEGRLVLADVLSYAQDKVKADYLFDYATLTGACVVALGPYTTGIMGHSSTLKHSLYSAADAAGELVGALPFNPHLKKALKSEIADVSNISNIPYGGAITAAMFLDHFITDEMKEKWMHFDIAGPAYTESGWGVNPHGGTGAGVRTTVAFLRAISKK; translated from the coding sequence ATGCTCGTCAAGCTCGAAACGCAAACTGTTGAGTCCATCGATGCGGCCCTGACCGTCACCCTTCTGACGCCGGAGACGCTGGCGTCACACCCGAAAAAATCTGTCCTCGAACAGGCCGGATTCGAGGCCAAAGAGGGGCAGACCTGTATGCTGCACGAAGGCGCCGAATACGTCGCCGCCGTCACCGCCTTTGAACCCGACGCCATCCGGGACGCGATGGCCGCCGCCGCAAAAAGCCTCAGCGGGTTTGCCTATGAGAGCGCCAAAATCGCGCAGTACGGCCTTGAAAATGCCGCCGCCCTTGTCGAGGGCATCGTGCTGGGAAGCTACAAATACACGCGCTACAAATCCGACGCCAAACCGTCGAAACTCAAAACGTTCTATGTCGCCGGCGCGAATTATGACGGGAGTGCTGTCGATGCCGATGCCCTCAAAGCCGCTGTTGACGGTGCCGTCATCCTTGCCACCGCTACCAACTTTGCCCGCGACCTTGTCAACACGACCCCCGACGACATGACACCGGGCCAGCTGGCCGTCGTGTCCCAGACGCTCGCAGATGACAACGGCCTGGGCTGCGATATCTTCGACGAGCATGCCCTTGAAGAGGAGCACATGCAGGCCATGCTGATGGTTGCCCGCGCTTCCGCGCACAAACCGCGCATGATCCACCTCTCCTATATGCCGGAAAACCCCGTCGCCACGGTCTCCCTTGTCGGCAAGGGCCTCACCTACGACAGCGGCGGGCTGAGTCTCAAGCCCGCGACCTCTATGGTCACGATGAAGATGGACAAAGCCGGTGCCTGTGCGGTCCTGGGGATCATGAAGGCCGTCAGCGAGCTGAAACTGCCCGTGGCCGTCCACGGCTTCGTCGGGGCGGTCGAAAATATGATCGGCGGCAACGCCTATAAGCCCGACGACGTCCTTTTCGCCCGTAACGGCAAGACGATCGAGGTGCGTAATACCGATGCCGAAGGGCGTCTCGTGCTCGCGGACGTCCTCTCCTATGCGCAGGACAAGGTGAAGGCGGACTACCTCTTCGACTATGCAACGCTCACCGGCGCCTGTGTCGTCGCACTCGGCCCTTACACCACGGGTATCATGGGACACAGCAGTACGCTGAAGCACTCCCTGTACAGCGCCGCAGACGCGGCAGGGGAGCTCGTCGGTGCACTGCCTTTCAACCCGCACCTGAAAAAAGCGCTCAAAAGCGAGATCGCCGATGTTTCCAACATCAGCAACATTCCTTACGGCGGCGCCATCACCGCGGCGATGTTCCTTGACCACTTCATCACCGACGAGATGAAAGAGAAGTGGATGCACTTCGACATCGCCGGTCCGGCCTATACGGAGTCCGGCTGGGGCGTCAACCCCCACGGCGGTACGGGTGCCGGCGTACGGACCACCGTCGCCTTCCTGCGGGCTATCTCAAAAAAGTAG
- the ychF gene encoding redox-regulated ATPase YchF translates to MGLAIGLVGLPNVGKSTTFNALTKAQNAEAANYPFCTIEPNKAVVPVPDPRLDALAKIVNPERIQHSTLDFVDIAGLVKGASKGEGLGNKFLANIRETEVILQIVRCFADDNVVHTEGSIDPLRDVEIIETELILADVEMLQNRIDRLKKQAKADKKAQTMVDFAQTLLDHLDQGNLARSFPDIDDDRFAELNKDLRLLTAKEIMYGANTDEDGLLEDNEYVQRLTAHAEAQNCEVIKLCAKIEEELVGLEDEERDEFLRDLGVEESGLEQIIRKGFDKLGLMSYFTAGVKEVRAWTIRKNTTAPKAAAVIHNDFEKGFIRAEVIGYEDFVACNGEAGAKEAGKMRLEGKEYIVQDGDVMHFRFNV, encoded by the coding sequence ATGGGATTAGCCATCGGACTCGTCGGGCTGCCGAACGTCGGAAAATCAACTACTTTTAACGCGCTTACGAAGGCGCAGAACGCGGAAGCGGCCAACTACCCTTTCTGTACCATCGAACCGAACAAGGCGGTCGTTCCCGTCCCGGACCCGCGCCTGGATGCCCTGGCAAAGATCGTCAACCCCGAGCGTATTCAGCACTCCACCCTCGACTTCGTCGACATCGCCGGCCTCGTCAAGGGGGCAAGCAAGGGTGAAGGGCTTGGGAACAAGTTCCTCGCCAATATCCGCGAAACGGAAGTGATCCTGCAGATCGTGCGCTGTTTCGCCGACGATAACGTCGTGCACACCGAAGGGAGCATCGACCCGCTCCGTGACGTCGAGATCATCGAAACCGAACTGATCCTCGCGGACGTCGAAATGCTGCAAAACCGTATCGACCGCCTCAAGAAACAGGCCAAAGCCGACAAGAAAGCGCAGACAATGGTCGACTTCGCCCAGACCCTGCTCGACCACCTCGACCAGGGCAACCTTGCCCGCAGCTTCCCCGACATCGATGACGACCGCTTCGCCGAACTCAACAAAGACCTCCGCCTGCTGACAGCCAAGGAGATCATGTACGGCGCCAACACGGATGAAGACGGCCTGCTTGAAGACAATGAGTATGTCCAGCGTCTCACGGCCCATGCCGAAGCACAGAACTGCGAAGTTATCAAGCTCTGTGCAAAGATCGAGGAGGAGCTCGTCGGCCTGGAGGACGAAGAGCGCGACGAATTCCTGCGCGACCTTGGCGTCGAGGAGTCCGGTCTCGAGCAGATCATCCGCAAGGGCTTCGACAAACTGGGCCTGATGAGCTACTTTACGGCCGGTGTCAAGGAAGTACGCGCCTGGACGATTAGAAAGAACACGACGGCACCGAAAGCCGCTGCCGTCATCCACAACGACTTCGAAAAGGGCTTCATCCGCGCCGAGGTCATCGGTTACGAGGACTTCGTCGCCTGCAACGGCGAAGCCGGCGCCAAAGAGGCCGGCAAAATGCGCCTGGAAGGTAAAGAGTACATCGTCCAGGACGGCGATGTCATGCACTTCAGGTTTAACGTCTAA
- a CDS encoding site-2 protease family protein, translating to MDSIDLLKIAAAVLALAIAIIGHEIMHGWVAYRYGDTTAKHAGRLSINPLIHIDPVGTVLVPLMMYFIPVLLGMGGGFLFGWAKPVPVNMRTVIANGGYNAAMQVSLAGIAYNFALASLFAVLLTGMQQPVQSDGLGYIFLYLVVLQLVLINVLLAVFNLLPIPQFDGAHFLMFLSLKFGLNNIAMWFQRLEPYGIFIVIILLITPLREYVLFMPVQYVLQLLLS from the coding sequence GTGGACTCTATTGATCTGCTGAAAATCGCCGCGGCCGTCCTCGCACTGGCCATCGCCATCATCGGCCACGAAATCATGCACGGCTGGGTCGCCTACCGCTACGGCGACACGACGGCAAAGCATGCCGGGCGCCTCTCGATCAACCCGCTCATCCATATCGACCCCGTCGGGACGGTCCTTGTGCCGCTGATGATGTACTTCATCCCCGTGCTGCTCGGCATGGGCGGCGGCTTCCTCTTTGGCTGGGCCAAACCGGTCCCGGTCAATATGCGCACCGTTATCGCCAACGGCGGCTACAACGCCGCCATGCAGGTCAGCCTCGCCGGTATCGCCTACAACTTTGCCCTGGCATCCCTCTTCGCCGTCTTGCTGACGGGGATGCAGCAGCCGGTGCAGAGCGACGGGCTGGGCTATATTTTCCTCTACCTCGTCGTCTTGCAACTCGTCCTGATCAACGTCTTGCTCGCCGTCTTCAACCTGCTGCCGATTCCGCAGTTCGACGGCGCACATTTTTTGATGTTCCTCTCGCTCAAGTTCGGCCTGAACAACATCGCCATGTGGTTCCAGCGCCTGGAACCCTACGGCATCTTCATCGTCATCATCCTGCTGATCACGCCGCTGAGAGAGTATGTACTGTTCATGCCCGTCCAGTACGTGCTGCAACTGCTGTTATCTTAA
- the folD gene encoding bifunctional methylenetetrahydrofolate dehydrogenase/methenyltetrahydrofolate cyclohydrolase FolD, which produces MQILDGKALSKKIEEGVATAASELKERTGRVPGLAVILVGNDPASHAYVGMKKKACDRAGFYSVTHEMPETISQEAIEQTIEMMNGNPNIDGILVQLPLPAHIDTTRLLELVAPSKDVDGFHPYNAGRLMTGLDGFVPCTPLGVMELFAEYEIDLTGKDAVVVGASNIVGKPMAALLLNANATVTVTHIHTKDLKAHTQNADIVLVGAGVINLIKEDMVKEGAIVIDIGINRAPDGRLVGDVDYENVAPKCSYITPVPGGVGPMTIAMLLKNTLKAAEMHAQERQ; this is translated from the coding sequence ATGCAGATACTCGACGGAAAAGCGCTCTCCAAGAAGATAGAAGAAGGCGTCGCCACCGCAGCCTCCGAACTCAAGGAAAGGACCGGACGCGTCCCGGGTCTCGCCGTCATTCTTGTCGGAAACGACCCCGCTTCGCATGCCTACGTCGGTATGAAAAAAAAGGCCTGCGACCGTGCCGGTTTCTACTCGGTCACCCACGAGATGCCCGAAACGATCTCCCAGGAGGCGATCGAGCAGACGATCGAGATGATGAACGGCAACCCGAACATCGACGGTATCCTCGTCCAGCTTCCCCTCCCCGCGCACATCGACACGACACGCCTGCTCGAACTCGTCGCCCCGAGCAAGGATGTCGACGGCTTTCACCCCTACAACGCCGGGCGCCTGATGACGGGCCTGGACGGCTTTGTCCCCTGCACCCCGCTGGGCGTCATGGAGCTCTTCGCCGAATACGAGATCGACCTGACGGGCAAAGACGCCGTCGTCGTCGGTGCCTCCAACATCGTCGGCAAGCCGATGGCCGCCCTGCTGCTCAACGCCAATGCGACGGTCACCGTCACCCACATCCATACCAAGGACCTCAAAGCGCACACCCAAAACGCCGACATCGTCCTGGTCGGTGCCGGGGTCATCAACCTGATCAAAGAGGATATGGTCAAAGAGGGAGCCATTGTCATCGATATCGGTATCAACCGCGCCCCGGACGGCCGCCTCGTCGGCGACGTCGACTATGAGAACGTTGCGCCGAAATGCTCCTACATCACCCCGGTTCCCGGCGGCGTCGGTCCGATGACCATTGCCATGCTGCTGAAAAACACCCTCAAAGCGGCCGAAATGCACGCACAAGAGCGCCAATGA
- the rd gene encoding rubredoxin, translated as MQKYVCTVCGYIYDPEVGDEDGGIAPGTAFEDIPEEWECPQCGVGKADFEPYEE; from the coding sequence ATGCAAAAGTATGTCTGTACCGTCTGCGGTTATATCTATGATCCCGAAGTGGGAGATGAGGATGGCGGCATCGCGCCGGGAACGGCGTTCGAAGATATCCCGGAAGAGTGGGAGTGTCCGCAATGCGGTGTCGGCAAAGCGGACTTTGAACCCTACGAGGAGTAG
- the rpiB gene encoding ribose 5-phosphate isomerase B: protein MKFYIATDHAGLDLKDYTVELLKAKGHEVVDLGPFCKDRVDYPDFAVKVCNAVLTDEEDADGILICGSGLGMSMTANRFAGIRAALCHDAYTATMARAHNDANVLCFGERVVGCGVAESIIDAWVAGAFEGGRHAGRVEKIEAVGGCSAAL, encoded by the coding sequence ATGAAATTCTACATTGCCACCGACCACGCCGGACTCGACCTCAAAGACTACACCGTCGAACTGCTCAAAGCCAAAGGCCACGAGGTCGTTGACCTGGGCCCTTTCTGCAAAGACCGCGTCGACTACCCCGACTTCGCCGTGAAGGTCTGCAACGCCGTGCTCACCGACGAAGAGGATGCCGACGGTATCCTGATCTGCGGTTCGGGCCTCGGGATGAGCATGACCGCCAACCGTTTCGCCGGTATCCGCGCGGCGCTGTGCCACGACGCCTACACGGCAACGATGGCCCGCGCGCACAATGATGCCAACGTGCTCTGCTTCGGCGAGCGCGTCGTCGGATGCGGCGTGGCCGAGTCCATCATCGACGCCTGGGTCGCCGGTGCCTTCGAAGGCGGACGCCACGCAGGACGCGTTGAAAAGATCGAAGCCGTCGGCGGCTGCTCTGCAGCGCTGTAA
- a CDS encoding adenine phosphoribosyltransferase, translating into MSLSVDQKALVEGAIRDIPDFPKPGIIFKDITTLLNDAEAFGTLMAHLKARYEGYGLDYVAGIDARGFIFGAALAQMLGVGFVPIRKKGKLPSTTVSEKYSLEYGFDEVEVHIDAFGPEKGAKVLLIDDLIATGGTAKAAASLIEKLGAHCVEACFILGLEFLPGINSLTELTPVYTVIGVD; encoded by the coding sequence ATGTCACTGTCCGTTGATCAAAAGGCCCTCGTAGAAGGTGCAATCCGTGACATCCCCGACTTTCCGAAGCCGGGGATCATCTTCAAAGATATCACGACCCTGCTCAATGATGCAGAGGCGTTCGGTACGCTGATGGCGCACCTCAAAGCGCGTTACGAGGGTTACGGACTCGACTACGTCGCGGGCATTGATGCCCGCGGCTTTATTTTCGGTGCGGCCCTGGCGCAGATGCTGGGCGTCGGTTTCGTCCCTATCCGCAAAAAAGGGAAACTGCCTTCGACGACCGTCTCGGAGAAATACTCCCTGGAGTACGGCTTTGACGAGGTCGAGGTCCATATCGATGCCTTCGGTCCCGAAAAGGGCGCCAAAGTGCTTCTGATCGACGACCTTATTGCGACGGGCGGGACGGCCAAAGCCGCCGCATCCCTGATCGAAAAGCTCGGCGCACACTGTGTCGAAGCCTGCTTTATCCTCGGGCTGGAGTTCCTGCCGGGCATTAACAGCCTGACCGAACTCACCCCCGTTTATACCGTTATAGGAGTGGATTGA
- a CDS encoding PAS domain S-box protein has protein sequence MGPSTTEQIQRALNEWLSALDVLKEPIFLHDSDFRVIRCNKAYSVLANLPYEKIIGSYYYDVFPKLDGPLPNCKGAIEEHVTYSVHDEITIDGRIYYSRSSVVNDANGNYRYSIHILEDITERRSAEIKLCSEKHFSDKLVESLPGIFFLLDAKGCLLRWNGRLEEIFGLDHETLKGYDALTLVHPDDQAYINQRIGETFTKGATTSEARLLTQNGAKYYALTGQRIASPEGDVLIGVGIDMTEHRRIEQEVRRERDFNRKLVDTAQVIILVLDTRGCILRFNRYMELLSGYSLDEVKGKDWFETFLPAPSREVTKERFLEAINDLDSNGQLDSIVTRQGRTLQIEWYSKTLRDGEGNAEGLLAIGMDVTKKRETEKRLELFHSLFDQSMDAVHIVDPVTMCFIDVNETACRDLGYTREEMLQMSVYDIDPTVTDEKIKMVNANMNQEDNIRFESLNRRKDGTTFPVEISASLITVDKPYFLSIVRNTSERVASREALNRANRALRTLSEGNLVLIHAPDEETLLHNATNVIVEHGGYSLAVVDFVGESGTKSLNPIAWAGLNVPVYWIGELSWDNSTHGDFPAGHAVKQKTTQICRDIASEYADTPWGEAAVSHGYNANISMPLLQNGNVFGVLSIYSNVPEPFDKDEVELLEELAEDLAYGILNLRTRASHERHETLLRESLEQSIQAIAATVESRDPYTAGHQKRVAELATAIGREMGLDDDRVQGIGFAGIIHDLGKVHIPAEILSKPGRLSAIEYQLIQTHPEAGYDIVKDVRFPWPIAQIILQHHERVDGSGYPHGLKGEAILLEAKIIAIADTVDAISSHRPYRSARGIDTALREIQNGKGSAFDPDAVDACVRLFTEKGFEFSTESPLITLN, from the coding sequence ATGGGGCCATCGACGACAGAACAGATTCAACGTGCACTGAACGAATGGCTGTCCGCGTTGGACGTCCTGAAAGAACCCATCTTCTTGCATGACAGCGATTTCCGTGTCATCCGCTGCAATAAAGCCTACAGCGTCCTGGCCAACCTCCCCTACGAAAAAATAATCGGGAGTTACTATTATGATGTCTTCCCGAAACTGGATGGTCCCTTGCCAAACTGCAAAGGGGCGATTGAGGAGCATGTCACCTATTCCGTCCATGATGAGATCACTATTGACGGCAGGATATACTATTCACGATCCTCAGTCGTCAATGACGCTAACGGTAATTACCGATACTCCATCCATATCCTTGAGGATATTACCGAACGCCGAAGTGCAGAGATAAAGCTTTGTAGTGAAAAACATTTTTCCGATAAACTGGTCGAGAGCCTGCCAGGCATCTTTTTCCTCCTTGACGCCAAAGGCTGCCTGCTGCGATGGAACGGCAGACTCGAAGAGATATTCGGCCTCGATCATGAGACATTGAAAGGTTACGACGCCCTCACCTTGGTCCATCCCGACGATCAAGCGTATATCAATCAGCGGATCGGTGAGACTTTTACAAAAGGTGCAACAACGTCTGAAGCGCGCCTGCTGACACAGAATGGTGCCAAATATTATGCGCTTACGGGACAGCGTATCGCCTCGCCTGAAGGCGATGTGCTTATCGGTGTGGGAATAGACATGACGGAGCACAGGCGCATCGAGCAGGAGGTGCGCCGCGAGCGTGATTTTAACCGGAAGCTCGTCGATACGGCACAAGTCATCATCCTCGTCCTGGATACCCGTGGGTGTATTCTCCGTTTCAACCGCTATATGGAGCTGTTGTCGGGCTATTCCCTCGACGAAGTAAAGGGAAAGGACTGGTTTGAGACGTTCCTGCCGGCACCTAGCAGGGAGGTGACCAAAGAGCGGTTTCTTGAAGCCATCAACGACCTAGATAGCAACGGTCAGCTTGACAGCATCGTCACCCGCCAGGGCAGAACCCTGCAGATAGAGTGGTACAGTAAAACCCTGCGCGACGGCGAAGGGAATGCTGAAGGACTCTTAGCCATAGGAATGGACGTCACCAAAAAAAGGGAGACCGAAAAGCGCCTCGAACTGTTCCACAGTCTCTTCGACCAGTCCATGGACGCTGTGCATATCGTGGACCCCGTCACGATGTGCTTTATCGATGTCAACGAAACGGCGTGCCGTGACCTTGGCTACACGCGCGAAGAGATGCTGCAGATGTCCGTTTACGATATCGACCCTACGGTCACAGATGAGAAGATCAAAATGGTAAACGCCAATATGAACCAGGAAGACAATATCCGTTTCGAGAGCCTCAACCGGCGCAAAGACGGTACGACCTTTCCCGTTGAGATCAGTGCATCGCTCATCACCGTCGATAAACCCTACTTTCTCTCCATCGTCCGGAATACCAGCGAGCGTGTGGCGTCAAGGGAAGCACTCAACCGGGCAAACCGTGCCCTCAGAACACTCTCAGAGGGGAACCTGGTCCTCATCCATGCACCGGATGAAGAGACGCTGCTGCACAATGCGACGAATGTCATCGTCGAGCATGGCGGCTACAGCCTTGCCGTCGTCGATTTTGTCGGTGAAAGCGGAACCAAAAGCCTTAATCCAATCGCCTGGGCAGGCTTAAATGTACCTGTTTACTGGATCGGGGAGCTTTCATGGGACAACTCCACCCACGGCGACTTTCCCGCCGGGCACGCCGTCAAGCAGAAAACCACGCAGATCTGCCGCGATATCGCTTCCGAATACGCAGACACGCCCTGGGGAGAAGCCGCCGTTAGCCATGGCTACAACGCGAACATCTCCATGCCATTGCTACAGAACGGAAACGTATTCGGTGTGCTCAGCATCTATTCGAATGTGCCGGAGCCCTTCGACAAAGATGAAGTCGAACTGCTCGAAGAGCTGGCCGAGGATCTTGCCTACGGCATCCTTAACCTGCGTACGCGTGCGTCGCACGAGCGGCACGAAACCCTCCTGCGTGAAAGCCTGGAGCAGTCCATCCAGGCGATCGCCGCGACGGTCGAATCGCGCGACCCCTATACCGCCGGCCACCAGAAGCGCGTCGCAGAGCTTGCGACGGCAATTGGCCGGGAGATGGGTCTGGATGACGATCGGGTTCAGGGGATCGGTTTTGCCGGCATCATTCATGACCTCGGCAAGGTCCACATCCCGGCGGAAATCCTCTCGAAACCGGGCAGACTGAGCGCCATCGAATACCAGCTGATCCAGACCCACCCGGAAGCCGGATACGACATCGTCAAAGACGTCCGCTTTCCCTGGCCCATTGCGCAGATCATCCTTCAGCACCACGAACGCGTTGACGGCAGCGGCTACCCGCATGGGCTTAAGGGTGAAGCCATTTTGCTTGAAGCGAAGATCATCGCCATCGCGGATACGGTCGATGCCATCTCGTCGCACCGCCCCTACCGCTCGGCACGGGGTATCGACACGGCGTTACGGGAAATCCAGAATGGAAAGGGAAGCGCTTTCGACCCTGATGCGGTCGATGCCTGTGTTCGCCTCTTTACGGAAAAGGGGTTCGAGTTCTCAACGGAATCGCCGCTGATTACTTTAAACTAA
- a CDS encoding DedA family protein, which translates to MEEYLLELLQEYGYIILFVWSILEGEMGLLMAGIMGHTGHMNVPVAVFVAGLGGFAGDQIYFYIGRFNKGFIQRKLHSQRRKFAIAHLLLRKYGWPIIFVQRYLYGLRTVIPMSIGITKYSSRKFALINLLSAWVWAALTIIPAYLLGEQILQVLEWAKAHWYYALPIAALFLIGITTLFKKIENQMLEKQHARQARNANC; encoded by the coding sequence GTGGAAGAGTATTTACTGGAACTGCTGCAAGAGTACGGTTACATCATCCTGTTCGTCTGGAGCATCCTCGAAGGGGAGATGGGCCTGCTCATGGCCGGCATCATGGGCCACACAGGTCACATGAACGTTCCGGTAGCCGTCTTCGTCGCCGGCCTGGGCGGTTTTGCCGGCGACCAGATCTACTTCTACATCGGCCGTTTCAACAAGGGATTCATCCAGCGGAAACTGCACAGTCAGCGCCGGAAGTTTGCCATTGCCCACCTTCTGCTCAGAAAGTACGGCTGGCCCATTATCTTCGTACAACGTTACCTCTACGGGTTGAGGACCGTCATCCCGATGAGTATCGGCATCACGAAGTACTCCTCGCGAAAATTCGCCCTTATCAACCTGCTCAGTGCCTGGGTATGGGCGGCGCTCACCATCATCCCCGCCTACCTGCTGGGAGAACAGATCTTGCAGGTGCTCGAGTGGGCCAAAGCGCACTGGTACTATGCCCTGCCGATAGCCGCCCTCTTTTTGATCGGCATCACCACCCTGTTCAAAAAAATCGAAAACCAAATGCTGGAGAAACAACATGCTCGTCAAGCTCGAAACGCAAACTGTTGA
- the trpB gene encoding tryptophan synthase subunit beta, translating to MYIPEPSTFDPDSNGHFGIFGGRYVPETLMPALLELEKAYAQYRFDETFWSEVDGYLKDYVGRPSPLYYAANVSEELGAKVYIKREDLNHTGAHKVNNVIAQGLLAKKLGKQKVIAETGAGQHGVATATIAALLGLECEIFMGAKDVARQELNVFRMKLLGAKVHAVESGSRTLKDAMNDAIRHWVTHARDTFYIIGTVAGPHPYPMMVRDFQAIIGWEARAQILEKEGRLPDTVVACIGGGSNAIGMFQHFLEDKAVQCVGIEAGGLGTDTDKHGASLLKGRPGVLHGQMSYLLQDDDGQILEAHSISAGLDYPGIGPEHAFHKENGTVTYDSITDAEALDAFVWLSRKEGIIPAFESSHAVAYLRKMPDIAGKLVIVNLSGRGDKDMIQAKDMLHFD from the coding sequence ATGTACATCCCCGAACCCTCGACGTTCGATCCCGACAGCAACGGCCATTTCGGCATCTTCGGCGGCCGTTATGTCCCTGAAACCCTGATGCCGGCCCTGCTGGAGCTTGAAAAAGCCTACGCGCAGTACCGCTTTGACGAAACCTTCTGGAGCGAGGTGGACGGCTACCTCAAAGATTACGTCGGCCGCCCTTCCCCGCTCTATTATGCAGCGAACGTCTCCGAAGAGCTCGGCGCGAAGGTCTATATCAAACGCGAGGACCTGAACCACACCGGGGCGCACAAGGTCAACAACGTTATCGCCCAGGGCCTGCTGGCGAAAAAGCTCGGCAAGCAGAAGGTCATCGCCGAAACGGGCGCCGGCCAACACGGGGTCGCCACAGCGACCATCGCCGCCCTGCTGGGGCTGGAGTGCGAGATCTTCATGGGGGCCAAGGACGTTGCCCGCCAGGAGCTCAACGTCTTCCGGATGAAGCTGCTGGGCGCCAAGGTCCATGCCGTCGAAAGTGGGTCGCGCACCCTCAAAGACGCTATGAACGACGCCATCCGTCACTGGGTGACCCATGCCCGTGACACCTTTTACATCATCGGCACCGTTGCCGGGCCGCACCCCTACCCGATGATGGTCCGTGACTTCCAGGCGATCATTGGCTGGGAAGCACGAGCGCAGATCCTGGAAAAAGAGGGGCGCCTCCCCGATACCGTCGTTGCCTGTATCGGCGGCGGTTCCAACGCCATCGGCATGTTCCAGCACTTCCTTGAAGACAAAGCGGTACAGTGCGTCGGCATCGAGGCGGGCGGTCTGGGGACCGACACGGACAAGCACGGAGCCTCCCTGCTCAAAGGGCGCCCCGGGGTCCTGCACGGCCAGATGAGCTACCTCCTCCAGGACGACGACGGCCAGATCCTTGAAGCCCACTCCATCTCCGCCGGGCTCGACTACCCCGGCATCGGACCGGAACACGCGTTTCACAAGGAGAACGGGACGGTAACGTATGACAGCATCACCGATGCCGAAGCCCTCGACGCCTTTGTCTGGCTCAGCCGCAAAGAGGGGATCATCCCCGCGTTCGAGAGCTCTCACGCCGTCGCCTATCTGAGGAAAATGCCCGACATCGCCGGCAAACTGGTCATCGTCAACCTCTCCGGCCGCGGGGACAAAGACATGATCCAGGCCAAAGACATGCTACACTTCGACTAA